A stretch of Triticum aestivum cultivar Chinese Spring chromosome 1D, IWGSC CS RefSeq v2.1, whole genome shotgun sequence DNA encodes these proteins:
- the LOC123167333 gene encoding GATA factor SREP-like isoform X1, whose amino-acid sequence MKVGACSCRGWRRRLAEEELEWLSNKDAFPALEEMDLEPAVMGGRRAQEELESLPNKDAFPMVEEMEQEPAVMGPRTKVVRRRRGAMSARPGQRRCRHCGTTKTPQWHRGPAGCRTLCNACGVRYKRERPEHAPSDQAGLEVGGGEALGTVEPEPPELGSQTKRVVRQRRTLAWPPTPTAAEPEQQWCQHCGKMKKPQWREGAAAEEEREWLPNKNVPAVETMEPKPSVVAPRTEGAARRAVASPALSDLGQRLCRHCGTAETPQWRQGPEGRKTLCNACGMRYRAGRLVPEYRPLRSPTFSPELHSNRHSRVAQMRPAGAPHPLPPDK is encoded by the exons ATGAAGGTTGGTGCTTGCAGTTgcaggggctggaggcggcggctggCGGAGGAGGAGCTCGAGTGGTTGTCCAACAAGGACGCGTTCCCGGCGTTGGAGGAGATGGACCTGGAGCCAGCGGTGATGGGGGGCCGTCGGGCCCAGGAGGAGCTCGAGTCGCTGCCCAACAAGGACGCATTCCCGATGGTGGAGGAGATGGAGCAGGAACCAGCGGTGATGGGGCCTCGGACGAAGGTGGTgcgccggcggcgcggggcgatgtCGGCTaggccggggcagcggcggtgcAGGCACTGCGGGACGACGAAGACGCCGCAGTGGCACAGGGGACCAGCGGGCTGCCGCACCTTGTGCAACGCGTGTGGCGTGCGGTACAAGAGGGAACGCCCGGAGCATGCACCCTCTGATCAGGCA GGACTGGAGGTTGGCGGCGGCGAGGCATTGGGGACTGTGGAGCCGGAGCCGCCGGAGTTGGGGTCTCAGACGAAGAGGGTGGTGCGCCAGCGACGGACTTTGGCGTGGCCTCCGACTCCGACAGCGGCTGAGCCGGAGCAGCAGTGGTGCCAGCACTGCGGGAAGATGAAGAAGCCGCAATGGCGCGAGGGGGCGGCTGCGGAGGAGGAGCGGGAGTGGCTGCCGAACAAGAACGTCCCGGCGGTGGAGACAATGGAGCCGAAGCCGTCGGTGGTGGCGCCTcggacggagggggcggcgcgACGTGCAGTGGCGTCGCCGGCGCTTTCTGACCTGGGGCAGCGGCTGTGCCGGCACTGTGGGACGGCGGAGACGCCGCAATGgcgccagggaccggagggccGCAAGACGCTGTGCAATGCGTGCGGCATGCGGTACCGGGCCGGCCGCCTGGTGCCGGAGTACCGGCCGCTGCGCAGCCCCACTTTCTCCCCGGAGCTGCACTCCAACAGGCACAGCCGCGTCGCCCAGATGCGCCCTGCCGGGGCTCCTCATCCACTGCCGCCGGACAAGTGA
- the LOC123167333 gene encoding GATA transcription factor 15-like isoform X2, which produces MDLEPAVMGGRRAQEELESLPNKDAFPMVEEMEQEPAVMGPRTKVVRRRRGAMSARPGQRRCRHCGTTKTPQWHRGPAGCRTLCNACGVRYKRERPEHAPSDQAVRVFRMLFLLVREFGLLGRENGGNVWPLQGLEVGGGEALGTVEPEPPELGSQTKRVVRQRRTLAWPPTPTAAEPEQQWCQHCGKMKKPQWREGAAAEEEREWLPNKNVPAVETMEPKPSVVAPRTEGAARRAVASPALSDLGQRLCRHCGTAETPQWRQGPEGRKTLCNACGMRYRAGRLVPEYRPLRSPTFSPELHSNRHSRVAQMRPAGAPHPLPPDK; this is translated from the coding sequence ATGGACCTGGAGCCAGCGGTGATGGGGGGCCGTCGGGCCCAGGAGGAGCTCGAGTCGCTGCCCAACAAGGACGCATTCCCGATGGTGGAGGAGATGGAGCAGGAACCAGCGGTGATGGGGCCTCGGACGAAGGTGGTgcgccggcggcgcggggcgatgtCGGCTaggccggggcagcggcggtgcAGGCACTGCGGGACGACGAAGACGCCGCAGTGGCACAGGGGACCAGCGGGCTGCCGCACCTTGTGCAACGCGTGTGGCGTGCGGTACAAGAGGGAACGCCCGGAGCATGCACCCTCTGATCAGGCAGTACGCGTTTTCCGCATGCTGTTCCTTTTGGTCAGGGAATTTGGGTTGCTTGGTAGGGAAAATGGAGGTAATGTTTGGCCCTTGCAGGGACTGGAGGTTGGCGGCGGCGAGGCATTGGGGACTGTGGAGCCGGAGCCGCCGGAGTTGGGGTCTCAGACGAAGAGGGTGGTGCGCCAGCGACGGACTTTGGCGTGGCCTCCGACTCCGACAGCGGCTGAGCCGGAGCAGCAGTGGTGCCAGCACTGCGGGAAGATGAAGAAGCCGCAATGGCGCGAGGGGGCGGCTGCGGAGGAGGAGCGGGAGTGGCTGCCGAACAAGAACGTCCCGGCGGTGGAGACAATGGAGCCGAAGCCGTCGGTGGTGGCGCCTcggacggagggggcggcgcgACGTGCAGTGGCGTCGCCGGCGCTTTCTGACCTGGGGCAGCGGCTGTGCCGGCACTGTGGGACGGCGGAGACGCCGCAATGgcgccagggaccggagggccGCAAGACGCTGTGCAATGCGTGCGGCATGCGGTACCGGGCCGGCCGCCTGGTGCCGGAGTACCGGCCGCTGCGCAGCCCCACTTTCTCCCCGGAGCTGCACTCCAACAGGCACAGCCGCGTCGCCCAGATGCGCCCTGCCGGGGCTCCTCATCCACTGCCGCCGGACAAGTGA